A part of Apostichopus japonicus isolate 1M-3 chromosome 10, ASM3797524v1, whole genome shotgun sequence genomic DNA contains:
- the LOC139974736 gene encoding KICSTOR subunit 2-like isoform X1 — protein MASAQGASLKEGGSSTCKAEETFIEDCIRPFILFNFDRVKELSDRDKMTKISNAPLLISLLNVINYLAIAEKSYLALTFLEQKWFVRRESGKGIYTQASSELQKIEQRSKPHLLQAPRQDGLEYLVSHIAEQLAQFVKARQEMMDFYMKLCNPKVETDYSEMSTILDTICERYKNSFHHPLLAPLKNSWTLETDIILSLLQARTAMSHWHFLPSLLRLHDAHTKLEVWGSPFKAKEPKKKLSAYVSVKNNVIPSLMCWLMRFYLALISKFSFYFHETLSKQSPPADIKSHLSNLSMDYYSKVVTFQKKTDANYIILVFDTHGSQYTGHGYHFPVGFTEPPTGLDSFPAVFSYPRDKPIHLWPNVVMLLSESSGGNVERPTYCYDMQQQITYFIIKVDIKMSLLLVFEAKKSEKDTNISNFLQDMASCLRGTRLLSNLRQGSKN, from the exons GACAGGGATAAGATGACCAAAATTTCCAATGCACCCTTATTGATCTCCCTTCTCAATGTCATTAACTATCTGGCTATTGCTGAGAAAAGTTACCTTGCTCTTACATTTCTAGAACAGAAATGGTTTGTAAGGAGGGAA TCAGGGAAGGGAATCTATACACAAGCAAGCTCAGAGCTGCAGAAGATAGAACAAAGGAGTAAGCCTCATCTTCTCCAAGCACCGAGACAGGACGGCCTGGAATATTTGGTCTCACACATAGCAGAACAACTGGCTCAGTTTGTCAAAGCTCGACAAGAAATGATGGATTT TTACATGAAGCTGTGTAATCCGAAAGTCGAGACGGATTACTCCGAAATGTCAACAATACTGGACACCATATGCGAAAG ataTAAAAACAGTTTTCACCATCCTCTTCTAGCTCCTCTGAAGAATTCTTGGACTCTGGAAacggacattattctttcgctCCTTCAAGCCAGGACTGCGATGAGTCATTGGCATTTCTTGCCGTCTCTTCTGAGATTACACGACGCACACACGAAGCTGGAGGTCTGGGGTTCTCCATTTAAGGCTAAAGag CCAAAGAAGAAGCTCTCGGCTTACGTCTCCGTCAAGAATAACGTGATCCCATCATTAATGTGTTGGTTGATGAGGTTCTACCTCGCCCTTATATCAAAG TTCAGCTTCTACTTTCATGAAACTTTGAGCAAGCAATCACCTCCGGCAGACATCAAGTCACACTTATCCAATCTATCCATGGACTACTACAGCAA GGTGGTCACATTCCAAAAGAAGACGGATGCAAATTACATCATCCTGGTGTTCGATACTCACGGTTCACAGTACACGGGACATGGGTATCACTTTCCTGTCGGGTTTACAGAACCTCCCACAGGCTTGGACAGTTTTCCAGCCGTGTTTTCCTATCCAAGG GATAAACCGATTCACCTTTGGCCTAACGTTGTGATGCTTCTCAGTGAATCTTCAGGCGGAAATGTCGAACGACCGACTTATTGCTACGATATG CAACAACAGATCACATATTTCATCATCAAGGTGGACATCAAAATGAGCCTGCTTCTCGTCTTTGAAGCCAAGAAGTCAGAAAAGGACACGAACATCAGTAACTTCCTGCAAG ATATGGCTTCCTGTCTCAGAGGAACAAGGCTTTTATCTAATTTGAGGCAGGGTTCGAAGAATTGA
- the LOC139974735 gene encoding monocarboxylate transporter 13-like, whose protein sequence is MTTSTALRQPPPAPDGGWGWVAMGAAFVAHIITSGYMLSLSVFLVEWQLYFDINAKTAGLVGVILGFMGPVMGLPAGGLSKTFGCRLVVIISGLSMSLGMLLSMFATNIYHLCLTAILISIGVGFTYQPAVTVIGHYFQKRLGLANGIAMSGVGIGMLAVPPFLQLLINTFTWQRTFPILASLVLLIVVCGLLFRPSDRELYFINEKTKHKQLADDAAEDEDISATESSRTCYFYLWRCLKFFGLQLIWQMPSINFIFVAFCLLGFGYYSSLVFFTSKAVFDLGIEQTTASWLISLVGIGSFSSRLFHGVLIDLKIVSPMMLFMVSTMMCCISDLLNPFTASFAGLAICAFFLGAGSGMAIAVTIVCIREAVPPTNVPNAWGISMTFLGTGNLIGVYFMAFLYDATGNYNISFFFGAGAFFLGASSMAVLYTLKRLKEKKEASINRGEKVQNVEDYVNVEENGLKEEFQMEKREEAEGALNHKDESV, encoded by the exons ATGACCACATCGACTGCCCTCCGACAGCCACCTCCTGCCCCAGATGGCGGTTGGGGATGGGTTGCCATGGGAGCAGCCTTTGTTGCGCATATCATAACCTCAG GTTACATGTTGTCTCTGAGTGTATTCCTAGTTGAGTGGCAGTTATATTTCGACATCAACGCAAAGACAGCGGGTCTGGTCGGGGTCATTCTCGGATTTATGGGACCTGTCATGG GTTTACCGGCTGGTGGTCTGTCCAAAACATTCGGATGTCGGCTGGTGGTAATCATTTCTGGACTGAGCATGAGTTTGGGAATGCTTCTCTCAATGTTCGCTACAAACATTTACCATCTCTGCCTCACGGCAATATTGATAT CGATTGGCGTAGGCTTCACCTATCAGCCCGCAGTCACCGTCATTGGTCATTATTTCCAAAAGCGCCTGGGATTAGCCAATGGGATCGCGATGTCTGGCGTAGGCATTGGCATGCTAGCGGTACCTCCCTTCCTGCAATTACTGATCAATACCTTCACATGGCAAAGAACATTCCCCATCCTGGCATCGTTGGTCCTCCTCATCGTGGTCTGCGGCCTCCTGTTTCGGCCGTCCGACCGGGAACTCTACTTCATCAACGAGAAGACGAAACATAAACAGCTCGCAGACGATGCAGCGGAAGACGAGGATATCTCGGCCACGGAATCGAGCAGAACTTGTTATTTCTACCTCTGGCGTTGCCTCAAGTTTTTCGGACTTCAATTAATCTGGCAAATGCCGTCCATCAATTTTATATTTGTGGCGTTTTGTTTATTGGGATTCGGTTACTATTCGTCCTTGGTTTTCTTCACCTCGAAAGCGGTCTTTGATCTCGGTATCGAGCAGACCACGGCCTCTTGGCTCATCTCGCTGGTCGGGATCGGAAGCTTCTCGTCTCGTCTGTTCCACGGCGTCCTGATCGACCTGAAGATCGTATCGCCCATGATGCTCTTCATGGTCTCCACGATGATGTGCTGCATCAGCGACCTACTCAACCCATTCACCGCGTCGTTTGCTGGACTAGCCATCTGCGCCTTCTTCCTCGGTGCCGGAAGTGGGATGGCCATCGCGGTCACCATCGTCTGCATCAGAGAGGCCGTGCCCCCGACCAACGTGCCCAATGCTTGGGGTATCTCGATGACCTTTCTTGGCACGGGAAACCTCATCGGGGTCTACTTCATGG CTTTCCTTTACGACGCAACCGGAAACTACAACATATCATTCTTCTTTGGGGCCGGTGCCTTTTTCTTAGGTGCTTCATCGATGGCTGTGTTGTATACGTTAAAACGGCTGAAGGAAAAGAAGGAAGCCAGTATAAACAGAGGCgaaaaagttcaaaatgtagAAGATTATGTCAATGTGGAAGAGAACGGTTTGAAAGAAGAGTTTCAGATGGAGAAAAGAGAAGAAGCAGAAGGAGCTTTGAACCACAAAGATGAATCGGTTTGA